A single Microbacterium protaetiae DNA region contains:
- a CDS encoding aldo/keto reductase — protein MADNIVPTRALGPGGPEIPVFALGSWNIWDRMERDDAVALVQRATAAGAGFFDVGNYNMGPHAEGARTDILFGEIVREAGLDRSDYLVCGKLWLWDYPNTGFDDWMHTSLDRIGIDSVDTVVVGDHMAPVDIRQVVRDIQGEIDAGRVSSWGINNWPYDEAVLAIEFAQAEGLTPPSFAQLKYSLVRRSMAEGPFYGELFADGRLTLQASDVFEGGILVGKTSPGRKIGADVGGIRDAIIAAWPGVQKIAEGLAVTPAQLAIAYCLANPATANVLFGCRSIAQFDDAIGALTLLERLGADPIRDAAAGLWLDRDVNPDGTWFPPGGIAGGVAPAPVS, from the coding sequence GTGGCCGACAACATCGTCCCCACCCGCGCACTCGGCCCCGGCGGGCCCGAGATTCCGGTCTTCGCACTTGGTTCATGGAACATCTGGGACCGCATGGAGCGCGATGACGCCGTCGCCCTCGTGCAGCGCGCGACCGCCGCCGGCGCGGGGTTCTTCGACGTCGGCAACTACAACATGGGGCCGCACGCCGAGGGTGCGCGCACTGACATCCTGTTCGGCGAGATCGTGCGCGAGGCTGGCCTGGACCGCTCCGACTATCTGGTGTGCGGCAAGCTCTGGCTCTGGGACTATCCGAACACCGGCTTCGACGACTGGATGCACACCTCGCTCGACCGCATCGGCATCGATTCCGTCGACACAGTCGTGGTGGGCGATCACATGGCACCCGTCGACATCCGACAGGTCGTCCGCGACATCCAGGGCGAGATCGACGCGGGCCGTGTCAGCTCCTGGGGCATCAACAACTGGCCGTACGATGAGGCGGTCCTCGCGATCGAGTTCGCACAGGCCGAAGGCCTCACCCCACCAAGCTTCGCGCAGCTGAAGTACTCGCTCGTGCGCCGATCGATGGCTGAGGGACCGTTCTACGGCGAGCTGTTCGCCGACGGTCGCCTCACGCTTCAGGCCTCGGACGTGTTCGAGGGCGGCATCCTGGTGGGCAAGACCTCCCCCGGGCGCAAGATCGGTGCGGACGTGGGCGGCATCCGAGACGCCATCATCGCGGCATGGCCCGGCGTACAGAAGATAGCTGAAGGGCTGGCTGTCACCCCCGCCCAGCTTGCCATCGCTTACTGCCTTGCCAACCCCGCGACCGCGAACGTCTTGTTCGGCTGCCGTTCGATCGCGCAGTTCGACGACGCCATCGGCGCGCTGACGCTGCTCGAGCGGCTCGGGGCGGACCCCATTCGGGATGCCGCTGCCGGCCTCTGGCTGGACCGCGACGTCAACCCCGACGGCACCTGGTTTCCTCCCGGCGGCATCGCCGGCGGCGTGGCGCCGGCACCGGTCAGCTGA
- a CDS encoding alpha/beta fold hydrolase — protein MTNTLLTVRNLPGADAVLLIHGLASDGRSDWETTGVVQALADAGRGAIVVDLPGHGDGPSLHRGQATTSDIAAALADAIADAGLEVADVIAYSLGARLAWTLAGSGLVRRLVLGGLSPMDPFGEIDVDALEAAAGGAVPADPMIGMLAQILRAPGVDAASVVGLIDALHAEPFDAGVDAPTCPTLFISGSDDQMSQGVEALVTAVPGSTLERVPGDHLGALASPEFRAAAVRFVTTDR, from the coding sequence ATGACCAACACGCTTCTCACTGTCAGGAACCTCCCGGGCGCCGATGCGGTGCTTCTCATCCATGGGCTCGCCTCCGACGGCCGCTCCGACTGGGAGACGACCGGTGTCGTCCAGGCGCTCGCCGACGCCGGTCGCGGGGCGATCGTCGTCGATCTGCCCGGTCACGGAGACGGCCCCTCGCTGCACCGAGGCCAAGCGACCACGAGCGACATCGCCGCGGCTCTCGCCGATGCCATCGCCGATGCGGGGCTTGAAGTCGCCGACGTCATCGCATACTCGCTGGGCGCTCGGCTCGCCTGGACCCTGGCCGGCAGCGGCCTCGTGCGGCGGCTGGTGCTGGGGGGGCTCAGCCCAATGGACCCGTTCGGTGAAATCGACGTCGACGCACTCGAGGCCGCCGCCGGGGGAGCGGTCCCTGCCGACCCGATGATCGGGATGCTCGCGCAGATTCTGCGGGCCCCGGGCGTCGACGCGGCCAGCGTGGTCGGTCTGATCGACGCCCTGCACGCCGAGCCGTTCGATGCGGGAGTGGATGCCCCGACCTGCCCGACGCTGTTCATCTCGGGTTCCGACGACCAGATGTCGCAGGGCGTTGAGGCGCTCGTCACGGCCGTGCCCGGTTCGACGCTCGAACGGGTTCCCGGTGACCACCTCGGCGCGCTCGCGTCCCCCGAGTTCCGCGCGGCCGCCGTGAGGTTCGTCACGACCGATCGTTGA
- a CDS encoding methyltransferase family protein, with the protein MTADPTRILDIATGYMASKQLFNAARIGLFRAIAEGAHSPAEVAAATEHPERQVRILLDGAAAAGLLNRADGHYVLADDAAEYLTGGERDLSAFLNFLEKGSFEAFGHYRHTVDADEGGTLDFDEAGWGMFMAGVMQYNGLHAHWFGEKFPTSGPISVLDFGGFTAGWSIELAKRNPELTSRMVYPAESGPMLTPEIEAAGLSDRIAVEAGETATAVPGGAHDLILAVHVIHRFTDEQNRRILKNLRASAKADAKLALFDFFLDSLPTQRELDARHAAEYFNFDGTIVWPEETVASWLEDAGWRFNEYVDVPGSPRVLVATAA; encoded by the coding sequence ATGACTGCCGACCCCACCCGCATCCTCGACATCGCCACTGGTTACATGGCGTCCAAGCAGCTGTTCAACGCAGCACGCATAGGACTGTTCCGCGCCATCGCCGAGGGCGCACACTCACCCGCCGAGGTGGCCGCCGCCACCGAACATCCGGAACGCCAGGTGCGCATCTTGCTCGATGGCGCCGCCGCTGCGGGCCTTCTCAACCGCGCCGACGGACACTACGTCTTGGCGGACGACGCCGCCGAGTACCTCACCGGCGGCGAGCGGGACCTGAGCGCCTTCCTGAACTTCCTCGAAAAGGGCAGCTTCGAGGCGTTCGGGCACTATCGTCACACCGTCGACGCCGACGAGGGCGGCACCCTCGACTTCGACGAGGCGGGGTGGGGCATGTTCATGGCCGGCGTCATGCAGTACAACGGCCTGCATGCGCACTGGTTCGGCGAGAAGTTCCCCACGTCGGGCCCGATCAGCGTGCTGGACTTCGGTGGGTTCACGGCGGGCTGGTCGATCGAGCTGGCCAAGCGCAACCCCGAGCTGACCTCACGCATGGTGTACCCGGCTGAGTCCGGACCGATGCTCACCCCCGAGATCGAAGCTGCGGGCCTATCCGACCGCATCGCGGTCGAAGCCGGCGAGACCGCAACCGCCGTGCCCGGTGGCGCGCACGACCTGATCCTGGCCGTGCACGTCATCCATCGCTTCACCGACGAGCAGAACCGGCGGATCCTGAAGAACCTGCGCGCATCAGCGAAGGCAGACGCCAAGCTCGCGCTGTTCGACTTCTTCCTCGACTCGCTGCCCACCCAACGCGAGCTCGACGCGCGCCATGCCGCCGAATACTTCAACTTCGACGGCACCATCGTCTGGCCCGAGGAGACCGTCGCATCATGGCTCGAAGACGCCGGCTGGCGCTTCAACGAGTACGTCGATGTGCCCGGCAGCCCGCGCGTTCTGGTCGCAACCGCGGCCTGA
- a CDS encoding ABC transporter substrate-binding protein produces the protein MKKKTIWGIAAMIAATALSLTACSGGTGTATNDGGDGSAPDTLSIGTVFDKTGWEIGQSGAGFNAPFFSAVYDSLVLIDEKSEPYGQLAKSFDMSKDELTYTFHLADGVTFSDGEPFNADAAIANFDYLRKAPFTAPAYVNVVKTTKVDDATVEVTLSQPDPGFLFNLGLGNSYMVSPKVLSDPKYTQETSPDGGSGAYTFDASKSTAGQDYFFTKNPDAWQADKFPWKTVEVHVIPDATAMSNAMSTGVINVEFASWSDQLKADADENGWTITDVMSGWTGLMLADRDGSKFEPLGNLKVRQALNMAFDRAAITKAANDPNGVPTNQVFTTIDPELDKLYPYDVAKAKQLLAEAGYPNGFTLSLPTMSLFAATAATVKQSLEEIGITVKVENLDPATYNQQVFAGNFPVYMAFLQLYGNPTKTITDFFTPGMSNPFDSAKGNAQLEKLNAQLHTAGADVDKIAGEYNTYATENAWFVVWNHGASYYVTVPGVTIRPVQGLYVPNLEQFLPAGS, from the coding sequence ATGAAGAAGAAGACCATCTGGGGCATCGCTGCGATGATCGCTGCCACAGCCCTCTCGCTGACCGCCTGTTCGGGCGGCACCGGCACAGCCACCAACGACGGCGGCGACGGTTCTGCTCCCGACACGCTGAGCATCGGCACCGTCTTCGACAAGACCGGTTGGGAGATCGGGCAGAGCGGCGCCGGCTTCAACGCGCCGTTCTTCTCGGCGGTGTACGACTCGCTCGTCCTCATCGACGAGAAGAGCGAGCCGTACGGTCAGCTGGCCAAGAGCTTCGACATGTCGAAGGACGAGCTGACCTACACCTTCCACCTGGCTGACGGTGTGACCTTCAGCGACGGCGAGCCGTTCAATGCCGACGCGGCGATCGCAAACTTCGACTACCTGCGCAAGGCGCCGTTCACTGCTCCCGCATACGTGAACGTCGTCAAGACGACCAAGGTTGATGACGCGACCGTCGAAGTCACGCTGTCGCAGCCCGACCCGGGCTTCCTCTTCAACCTCGGTCTGGGCAACAGCTACATGGTCTCGCCCAAGGTGCTCTCCGATCCGAAGTACACGCAGGAGACCTCCCCCGATGGCGGTTCGGGCGCATACACGTTCGACGCGTCGAAGTCGACCGCGGGCCAGGATTACTTCTTCACGAAGAACCCCGACGCGTGGCAGGCCGACAAGTTCCCGTGGAAGACCGTCGAGGTGCACGTGATCCCCGACGCGACAGCAATGTCGAACGCAATGTCCACGGGCGTCATCAACGTGGAATTCGCCTCGTGGAGCGACCAGCTCAAGGCAGACGCCGACGAGAACGGCTGGACCATCACAGATGTCATGAGCGGATGGACCGGGCTCATGCTCGCCGATCGTGATGGCTCGAAGTTCGAGCCCCTCGGCAACCTCAAGGTACGTCAGGCTCTGAACATGGCCTTCGACCGCGCCGCGATCACGAAGGCGGCCAACGACCCGAACGGCGTACCCACCAACCAGGTGTTCACGACGATCGACCCCGAACTCGACAAGCTGTACCCATACGATGTCGCAAAGGCGAAGCAGCTGCTTGCCGAGGCGGGCTACCCGAACGGCTTTACGCTGAGCCTGCCGACGATGTCACTGTTCGCGGCGACCGCGGCCACGGTCAAGCAGTCGCTCGAAGAGATCGGCATCACGGTCAAGGTTGAGAACCTCGATCCTGCCACCTACAACCAGCAGGTGTTCGCCGGAAACTTCCCGGTGTACATGGCATTCCTGCAGTTGTACGGAAACCCGACGAAGACGATCACCGACTTCTTCACCCCCGGCATGTCGAACCCGTTCGACTCGGCCAAGGGAAACGCACAGTTGGAGAAGCTGAACGCTCAGCTGCACACCGCCGGTGCCGACGTCGACAAGATCGCTGGCGAATACAACACCTACGCGACCGAGAACGCGTGGTTCGTGGTGTGGAACCATGGTGCGTCGTACTACGTCACGGTTCCCGGGGTCACCATCCGTCCGGTCCAGGGTCTGTACGTCCCCAACCTGGAGCAGTTCCTGCCCGCAGGCAGCTGA
- a CDS encoding ABC transporter permease translates to MIVFVARRVLSAVVLVLAMAVGAFFMAHLAIPDPTATLIGKTATPEQIAALRERIGLDQPLLTQFWNWFTGLLHGDFGLSWRTNTPILTDLGIRIPVTMSVVVFGLLLCAIFGTILGIAAGLRPGSTVDRITKGASVVLFAVPGYWVAVFLIIVFAVHLRWFPALGYIRPDVSVGRWLQSITLPAIALALGGVVMIAEQLRNAIVTAGSSDFIRTLRSRGLSTARISLHLLRNAAPAAVTVLALMFVSLLGGVIVLETVFNLPGLGIATQQASQVGDIPMLLAITVTTVVFVVIVNFLLDLVLGWINPKARIR, encoded by the coding sequence ATGATCGTTTTCGTCGCCCGACGAGTCCTGAGTGCAGTTGTACTCGTGCTCGCGATGGCCGTCGGCGCCTTCTTCATGGCCCATCTGGCCATTCCCGACCCGACGGCCACCCTGATCGGAAAGACCGCCACCCCCGAGCAGATCGCTGCTTTGCGTGAACGGATCGGATTGGACCAGCCATTGCTGACCCAGTTCTGGAACTGGTTCACCGGGCTGCTCCACGGCGATTTCGGTCTCTCCTGGCGTACCAACACCCCGATCCTCACCGACCTGGGCATCCGCATCCCGGTGACGATGTCGGTGGTCGTGTTCGGTCTGCTGCTGTGCGCGATCTTCGGAACGATCCTCGGAATCGCTGCAGGGCTCCGCCCTGGCAGCACCGTCGACCGGATCACCAAGGGCGCATCCGTCGTCCTGTTCGCCGTACCGGGATATTGGGTCGCCGTCTTCCTCATCATCGTCTTCGCTGTGCATCTGCGCTGGTTCCCGGCACTCGGATACATCCGTCCGGATGTCTCCGTTGGCCGCTGGCTGCAATCGATCACCCTCCCCGCCATCGCGCTCGCACTGGGCGGCGTCGTGATGATCGCCGAGCAGCTACGCAACGCCATCGTCACAGCCGGCTCCAGCGACTTCATCCGTACTTTGCGCAGCCGCGGTCTGAGCACCGCCCGCATATCGCTGCATCTGCTGCGCAACGCTGCCCCGGCCGCCGTCACCGTCCTTGCCCTGATGTTCGTGAGTCTGCTGGGCGGCGTCATCGTGCTCGAGACGGTCTTCAATCTCCCCGGCCTGGGCATCGCCACACAGCAGGCGTCTCAGGTCGGCGACATCCCGATGCTCCTGGCGATCACGGTGACCACTGTTGTGTTCGTGGTCATCGTCAATTTCCTGCTCGACCTCGTGTTGGGCTGGATCAACCCGAAGGCGAGGATCCGATGA
- a CDS encoding dipeptide/oligopeptide/nickel ABC transporter permease/ATP-binding protein: MTTGVIYSRANAGRPKKRRSSRSVARRFFTHPGGLIPGIIILVVLVATYSAPLIQMHDPAHIDYDLVNAMPSWQHILGGDAVGRDLWSRLVWGGQEAFLGALIVMVVGIGIGVPAGLLGGYFGGLPDSGLSWISDALMSVPGMIVLLIVAGGTNGNMLILMAVMGVFMAPGYYRLTRAATMAVRNEPYVDAAKVSGVSHSRIVGSHILRVIAAPIIIQTSLTAGVALGMQAGLQFIGIGDTLKPSWGGMMSDGMKSILTNPWLMVPPAIVLGLVIASFAIMGSTLGQITGTRSEKVRRLTKADRRGIRARATVSAGLPAPEQDVAVRVRGLKVSYALADRESEVLHGVDFEVRTSKVLGIVGESGSGKSQSVFALLDLLPGNAIAQAEGIWIDGANVQPLSHARRRALLGRDIAYIPQEPISNLDPMFTIGHQLIEPMRAVLKMGKRGSREYAISLLRRVGITDPERVMKLYPHEVSGGMAQRVLIAGALAGRPKLLVADEPTTALDVTVQAEVLELLRELQAEEGMALIIVTHNFGVVADICDDVTVMKDGRVIEAGPVRDIFRAPADPYTRELIAACLDDSESRRELDEHAERRTLEGAPA; encoded by the coding sequence ATGACCACCGGCGTCATCTACAGCCGTGCGAACGCCGGCCGGCCAAAGAAGCGGCGCTCATCGCGCAGCGTCGCGCGCCGCTTCTTCACCCACCCGGGCGGTCTCATCCCCGGGATCATCATTCTGGTCGTCCTCGTTGCGACGTATTCCGCGCCGCTGATTCAGATGCACGATCCCGCCCACATCGATTACGACCTCGTCAACGCGATGCCCAGCTGGCAGCACATCCTCGGCGGTGACGCCGTCGGTCGCGACCTGTGGTCCCGTCTGGTGTGGGGCGGCCAGGAGGCCTTTCTCGGCGCGCTCATCGTCATGGTGGTGGGGATCGGCATCGGCGTTCCGGCCGGTCTTCTGGGCGGCTACTTCGGCGGCCTTCCCGACAGCGGTCTGAGCTGGATCAGCGATGCGCTGATGTCAGTGCCGGGCATGATCGTGCTGCTCATCGTCGCTGGTGGCACCAACGGAAACATGCTGATCCTGATGGCCGTGATGGGTGTTTTCATGGCACCGGGCTATTACCGGCTCACACGTGCAGCCACCATGGCAGTGCGCAATGAGCCCTATGTCGACGCCGCGAAAGTCTCAGGCGTCAGTCACTCTCGCATCGTCGGGTCGCACATTCTGCGGGTCATCGCCGCACCGATCATCATCCAGACCTCGCTCACTGCTGGCGTTGCGCTCGGCATGCAAGCCGGTCTGCAGTTCATTGGCATCGGTGACACTCTCAAGCCCAGCTGGGGCGGCATGATGAGCGACGGGATGAAGAGCATTCTCACGAACCCCTGGCTCATGGTGCCGCCCGCCATCGTCCTGGGGCTGGTGATCGCCTCGTTCGCCATCATGGGCTCCACCCTGGGTCAGATCACCGGGACCCGCAGCGAGAAAGTACGCCGTCTCACGAAGGCCGATCGCAGAGGCATCCGTGCGCGCGCCACGGTCAGCGCCGGCCTGCCGGCGCCCGAACAAGACGTCGCCGTCCGCGTGCGAGGCTTGAAGGTTTCCTACGCACTGGCCGATCGCGAGTCGGAGGTGCTGCACGGCGTCGACTTCGAAGTGCGCACGAGCAAGGTACTCGGGATCGTCGGCGAGTCCGGATCGGGCAAGTCTCAGTCGGTATTCGCCCTGCTCGACCTGCTGCCAGGCAACGCCATCGCCCAGGCCGAGGGGATCTGGATCGACGGAGCGAACGTCCAGCCACTGTCCCACGCGCGCCGACGGGCTCTGCTGGGCCGTGACATCGCCTATATCCCCCAGGAACCGATCAGCAACCTCGACCCGATGTTCACAATCGGACATCAGCTCATCGAGCCCATGCGCGCGGTGCTGAAGATGGGCAAGCGCGGGTCTCGTGAGTACGCCATCTCCTTGCTTCGCCGCGTGGGCATCACCGACCCGGAGCGCGTCATGAAGCTGTACCCGCACGAGGTCTCGGGCGGGATGGCGCAGCGGGTGCTGATCGCGGGAGCACTGGCCGGTCGCCCCAAGCTGCTCGTGGCCGACGAGCCGACGACGGCGCTCGATGTCACCGTGCAGGCAGAAGTGCTCGAGCTGCTGCGGGAGCTGCAGGCAGAGGAAGGGATGGCGCTGATCATCGTCACGCATAACTTCGGGGTCGTCGCCGACATCTGCGACGATGTCACCGTCATGAAGGACGGGCGTGTGATCGAGGCTGGGCCCGTCCGCGACATCTTCCGCGCCCCCGCCGACCCGTACACGCGGGAACTTATCGCGGCCTGCCTCGACGATTCCGAATCACGCCGCGAACTCGACGAGCACGCAGAGCGCCGCACGCTGGAAGGAGCACCGGCATGA
- a CDS encoding ABC transporter ATP-binding protein: MSAASAPLLTVENVDVHYGKFQALKNISLEISPGECMGLVGESGSGKSTLGKAILGLADASSGTIRFDGQDITRLRGRARRNLAQSIQVVFQDPYGSLDPAMTIGQILAEPLRVAGVSWAEAKATIIEMLGRVRLPAESIERYPNEFSGGQRQRIAIARALVRRPRLIICDEPVSALDLTTQATIIDLFIELQRETGVAYLFVSHDLGVVRRICHRVAVMYKGEILEQGPGEQVTTAPAQPYSQRLLMASPVADPDAQAERREEWLKIRAA, from the coding sequence ATGAGTGCAGCATCCGCCCCTTTGCTGACCGTCGAGAATGTCGACGTCCACTACGGCAAGTTCCAGGCGTTGAAGAACATCAGCCTCGAGATCTCTCCTGGCGAGTGCATGGGACTGGTCGGTGAGTCCGGATCAGGAAAGTCGACGCTTGGCAAGGCGATCCTCGGACTCGCGGACGCGTCATCGGGCACGATCAGGTTCGACGGGCAGGACATCACCCGCCTGCGCGGACGTGCGCGCCGCAATTTGGCGCAGAGTATCCAGGTCGTCTTCCAGGACCCGTACGGGTCGCTGGACCCGGCCATGACCATCGGCCAGATCCTCGCAGAGCCGCTGCGTGTGGCCGGAGTCTCGTGGGCTGAGGCCAAGGCGACGATTATCGAGATGCTCGGTCGGGTACGCCTCCCCGCAGAGAGCATCGAACGCTACCCGAACGAGTTCTCGGGCGGCCAGCGGCAGCGCATCGCGATCGCCCGTGCACTCGTGCGGCGGCCGCGCCTGATCATCTGCGACGAACCGGTCTCGGCGCTCGATCTGACCACGCAGGCGACGATCATCGACCTGTTCATCGAGCTGCAGCGCGAGACAGGCGTCGCCTACCTGTTCGTCTCGCACGACCTGGGAGTGGTGCGCCGTATCTGTCACCGGGTAGCCGTCATGTACAAGGGCGAGATCCTCGAGCAAGGGCCGGGCGAGCAAGTGACCACGGCGCCCGCGCAGCCATACAGTCAGCGGTTGCTGATGGCCTCGCCGGTCGCCGACCCCGACGCGCAGGCCGAGCGCCGCGAGGAATGGCTCAAGATCCGTGCGGCGTGA
- a CDS encoding APC family permease, protein MSAPTTSTTRTDAHRRLGVFAVAFMIVAASAPLTVVAGGVTSSLSVTNVTGIPFGYIVLAVALGIFAIGYAAMSRFITNAGAFYSYVAQGAGRPAGIGSSVLALIAYNAMQIGIWGMLGFQVSSFIQEKTGWASPWWLWVFIGIIVVGVMGVNRVDLSAKVLGVLVALEFLVVIVFDIVSFANPAEGFTAAPLTPGALFVPGVGAALAFGIAAFMGFESAAIYGEESKDPKRTIPRATFLAVSVIGVFYALSSWALTLAVGPGKIENPSGISPEEAGPPLFFNFVAEHLGVIWVDIMSLLFTTSLFAALVSFHNAVARYSFSLGREGLLPAVLGTVRVRSGAPWAGSLAQSVIAVIVVIGFAVGELGWNPDNGPYAVLTLFTWLTNLGAFGLVLLMVLVSVAVMGYFARDRRDVGVGSRWVAPIIAVLALGTVWVLILSNWNVMLGQTENTPTTFILPAVLLVPSIVAVFWGL, encoded by the coding sequence ATGTCTGCACCCACTACGTCGACGACGAGAACCGACGCGCACCGCCGGCTGGGCGTCTTCGCCGTCGCCTTCATGATCGTCGCGGCATCGGCGCCGCTGACGGTCGTCGCCGGCGGCGTCACGAGTTCGCTATCGGTGACCAATGTCACCGGCATCCCCTTCGGCTACATCGTCCTGGCCGTCGCGCTCGGCATCTTCGCGATCGGCTATGCCGCAATGAGCCGGTTCATCACGAACGCCGGCGCGTTCTACTCCTACGTCGCTCAGGGCGCCGGGCGTCCGGCCGGCATCGGATCGTCGGTGCTCGCGCTCATCGCGTACAACGCCATGCAGATCGGCATCTGGGGGATGCTCGGGTTCCAGGTCTCCTCGTTCATCCAAGAGAAGACGGGGTGGGCGAGTCCGTGGTGGCTGTGGGTGTTCATCGGCATCATCGTCGTCGGGGTGATGGGGGTCAATCGCGTCGACCTGTCGGCGAAGGTGCTGGGCGTGCTCGTGGCCCTCGAGTTCCTCGTCGTGATCGTGTTCGACATCGTGTCGTTCGCGAACCCCGCTGAGGGGTTCACCGCAGCGCCGCTGACGCCCGGCGCCCTGTTCGTGCCGGGGGTGGGCGCGGCTCTTGCGTTCGGCATCGCGGCGTTCATGGGGTTCGAGTCGGCTGCGATCTACGGCGAGGAGTCGAAAGACCCCAAGCGCACGATCCCGCGCGCCACGTTCCTCGCAGTCAGCGTCATCGGCGTGTTCTACGCGCTCTCTTCGTGGGCGCTCACGCTGGCCGTCGGGCCCGGAAAGATCGAGAACCCGAGCGGGATCTCTCCGGAAGAGGCCGGTCCTCCACTGTTCTTCAACTTCGTCGCCGAGCACCTCGGTGTCATCTGGGTCGACATCATGTCGCTGCTGTTCACCACGAGCCTGTTCGCAGCGCTGGTCAGCTTCCACAACGCCGTGGCCCGCTATTCGTTCTCGCTCGGACGCGAAGGGCTGCTGCCGGCGGTGCTGGGCACGGTTCGCGTGCGCAGCGGTGCGCCGTGGGCCGGGTCGCTGGCGCAGAGCGTCATCGCCGTGATCGTCGTGATCGGTTTCGCGGTCGGCGAGCTGGGTTGGAACCCCGACAACGGCCCGTACGCCGTGCTGACCCTGTTCACCTGGCTGACGAACCTCGGCGCCTTCGGACTCGTGCTGCTCATGGTGCTCGTCTCGGTCGCTGTGATGGGCTACTTCGCGCGCGACCGCCGCGATGTGGGGGTGGGTTCGCGGTGGGTGGCGCCGATCATCGCGGTGCTGGCACTCGGGACGGTGTGGGTGCTCATTCTGTCGAACTGGAACGTCATGCTGGGCCAGACCGAGAACACCCCGACCACGTTCATCCTGCCGGCGGTACTGCTGGTCCCGTCGATCGTTGCGGTTTTCTGGGGTCTGTGA
- a CDS encoding helix-turn-helix domain-containing protein, with protein sequence MPVSATARPESVATTLARDISQFRAAVNDSFVPLQVTPSHMDTFRGMMRAAAVDEVHVTDLRATPHVVERTPELISRDDRDYFKVSLMLTGTGLLIQDGREAVLEPGSLAVYDTSRPYSLVFDEDFRSMIAMFPRHLISLPAHLVGELTAVRISGSEGLGAVVVPYLSQLAVNLDQLAGTTGARLAHSALDLVTTVFTRELGLDDVGADPHRALMQRIRAHIDRNLASTELSPGSIASAHFISTRHLHGLFQEQGMTVSTWIRTRRLEQCRRDLIDPVYADRPVAAIAARWGFVDAAHFSRAFKAAFDVSPSEYRNSR encoded by the coding sequence ATGCCCGTGTCGGCGACTGCGCGCCCCGAATCCGTTGCGACCACTCTCGCGCGCGACATCAGCCAGTTCCGTGCCGCCGTGAACGACTCGTTCGTGCCGCTTCAGGTGACGCCCTCGCACATGGACACGTTCCGGGGCATGATGCGCGCCGCCGCTGTCGACGAGGTGCACGTCACTGACCTGCGCGCCACGCCGCACGTCGTGGAGCGCACGCCCGAGTTGATCTCGCGCGACGACCGCGACTATTTCAAGGTCAGCCTGATGCTCACCGGTACCGGGCTGCTCATCCAGGACGGGCGAGAGGCCGTGCTCGAGCCCGGCTCGCTCGCGGTGTACGACACGAGCAGACCATATTCGCTGGTGTTCGACGAGGACTTCCGCAGCATGATCGCGATGTTCCCGCGCCACCTGATCAGCCTGCCTGCACACCTGGTCGGCGAGCTGACGGCGGTGCGCATCAGCGGCAGCGAGGGCCTGGGCGCCGTCGTCGTTCCGTATCTCAGCCAGCTGGCCGTCAATCTCGACCAACTCGCCGGAACCACCGGCGCCCGCCTCGCGCACAGCGCGCTCGACCTGGTGACGACCGTGTTCACCCGGGAACTCGGACTCGACGACGTCGGAGCCGACCCGCACCGCGCGCTCATGCAGCGCATCCGCGCGCACATCGACCGCAACCTCGCCTCGACCGAGCTCAGTCCCGGCTCGATCGCGTCGGCGCACTTCATCTCCACCCGCCACCTGCACGGCCTCTTCCAAGAGCAGGGCATGACCGTTTCGACGTGGATCCGCACGCGCCGGCTCGAGCAGTGCCGCCGCGACCTGATCGACCCGGTCTATGCGGACCGCCCGGTCGCCGCGATCGCCGCACGGTGGGGGTTCGTAGACGCCGCGCACTTCAGCCGCGCGTTCAAAGCGGCCTTCGACGTCTCACCGAGCGAGTACCGCAACTCGCGCTGA